One Cryptomeria japonica chromosome 9, Sugi_1.0, whole genome shotgun sequence genomic window carries:
- the LOC131063679 gene encoding uncharacterized protein LOC131063679 isoform X2 yields the protein MYYHSTQVSIFVQIAFMHADDSTEEDRKVVREYHFYISDDRTHSLEFVQGCFKVFYDSLRERNIRYNRHLIWSDNCTAQFKNARMFYWLTRMHVTSGVQHFWNFTEVGHGKGEHDGAGACVKRALAREELKYEGGAELVNAETIVRLCKSTMGPGNPSTSLVHRYFWLITESNIQNYLDCCTVAGSSDMHSFMSSNSSSLVIYTRQMVCFFSSCMYCLWEECESKEWVDKWSCRPSVPIDSYQIPKALQLSQMETSVDFDHVSDLVDSGHVYAVVAEENNEEGTYYYLCRCVEPKRKLTTTIIDGEGIEYPIGSVFVTGTWLRRYPIKNSDVWLFEDFETHRHILHFSNLVVATNIHLMKYRGRPHNNILWKVREFDHEAILDTIWVRADPEGSLD from the exons atgtattatcactctacacaagtttctatttttgtacagatagcattcatgcatgcagatgatagcacagaggaggatagaaaggttgtaagagagtatcacttctacataagtgatgatcgtactcattcattagagtttgtacaaggatgctttaaagttttctatgatagtttaagggaaaggaacatacgatacaaccgacacttaatatggtcagataattgcaccgcacaattcaagaatgcaaggatgttttattggttgacaaggatgcatgtgacaagtggtgtacaacatttttggaatttcactgaggttggacatggtaagggagagcacgatggtgcaggagcatgtgtgaaaagagccctagccagggaagaattgaagtacgaaggtggtgctgagttggtaaatgcagaaacaattgtgcgattgtgtaagtctacgatgggtccaggtaatccaagtacatcattggttcatagatatttttggttgattactgaatctaacattcaaaactatctagattgttgtacagttgcaggatcgagtgacatgcactcatttatgagttcaaattcaagttcactggtgatttatacgagacagatggtatgttttttctcttcatgcatgtattgtttgtgggaagaatgtgaatcaaaagagtgggttgacaaatggtcttgtagaccgtcggttcccattgattcatatcaaattcccaaagcactacaattaagccagatggagacatcagtggattttgaccatgtatccgacctagtggattcag gtcatgtgtatgcagttgttgcagaagagaacaatgaagaaggaacatattactatttgtgtcgttgtgttgagcctaaaagaaaattgacaaccacaatcattgacggagagggtattgagtacccaatagggtctgtttttgtgacaggaacatggcttcgaagataccctatcaagaattctgatgtttggttgttcgaggactttgaaacacacagacatattcttcatttctctaaccttgttgttgcaacaaatattcatttgatgaagtatcgtggtagacctcataacaatattttatggaaagttcgtgaatttgaccacgaggcaatacttgacacaatatgggttagagccgatcctgaaggctcacttgattga
- the LOC131063679 gene encoding uncharacterized protein LOC131063679 isoform X1 has product MRHIEELISHIDQLLKSIDQGSINSIALEKTDLGLFITSGGTLLEKILKRSYRHICKRVTMPMLDQETRKLVIDITKEAAQIQWVGIVLSVVGFVLERIEQVSSNREECIELLRHMCNLAKYIKQLDHHLPEEKLKRVIQFVVEGSLLCISQMQSHALHKFFAAPVAAEDLQRLQRQLRQEYSELSLEAIIAVLNSIPVVLPPSQGKSPRAVGIEEARTLVTKLLEMENKSVKVVVIYGQGGIGKTTLATTVFSNLDLQNYKYCRVDMEQNCSDADLKLLQQQILRDLYGSNIQLRNLNEGREELSKDFKKHSSKPVFVFVDNALKQNDLEELDG; this is encoded by the exons ATGAGACACATTGAAGAATTGATTTCTCATATCGATCAGCTATTGAAGAGCATTGACCAGGGAAGCATTAATTCAATTGCCCTTGAGAAGACGGACCTGGGTTTATTTATCACTTCTGGTGGTACTTTACTGGAGAAGATATTGAAACGATCTTACAGACATATATGCAAG AGGGTTACCATGCCAATGCTTGACCAAGAAACTCGGAAATTGGTGATTGATATAACAAAAGAAGCAGCGCAAATTCAGTGGGTGGGAATAGTGCTTTCAGTTGTAGGTTTCGTGTTGGAAAGAATTGAGCAAGTTTCTTCCAACAGAGAGGAATGTATAGAGCTGCTGAGACACATGTGTAACCTTGCAAAATACATCAAGCAGTTGGATCATCATTTGCCTGAGGAGAAGCTGAAGCGGGTTATTCAATTCGTTGTGGAAGGTTCACTACTGTGCATATCGCAAATGCAATCTCATGCGCTCcacaa GTTTTTCGCTGCTCCTGTTGCGGCAGAAGATTTGCAGAGATTACAAAGACAACTTAGGCAAGAGTACTCGGAGCTCTCATTGGAGGCGATAATCGCCGTCTTGAATAGTATTCCAGTTGTGTTACCTCCCTCCCAAGGGAAATCGCCCCGGGCAG TGGGTATTGAGGAAGCTAGAACTTTGGTGACTAAACTTCTGGAGATGGAAAATAAATCTGTTAAGGTGGTCGTCATTTATGGACAAGGCGGGATAGGGAAGACAACTTTAGCTACTACAGTTTTCAGTAATCTCGACTTACAAAACTACAAATATTGTAGAGTTGATATGGAACAGAATTGTTCAGATGCTGATCTTAAGTTGCTGCAACAGCAAATTTTAAGAGATCTTTATGGCAGTAATATTCAATTGAGAAATTTGAATGAAGGTCGGGAAGAGTTATCCAAAGACTTTAAAAAACACTCTTCTAAACCTGTTTTCGTTTTTGTTGACAATGCACTCAAGCAAAATGACTTAgaagagcttgatggttag